One genomic window of Corynebacterium sp. sy039 includes the following:
- a CDS encoding WXG100 family type VII secretion target: MDMIKYGFGEIETAAGDIQSTSGRINSLLEGLKAQIQPMVSAWEGSSATAYQEAQRLWDQSAAELNTVLETIAQTVRNGNDRMSEVNRMAAASWG; this comes from the coding sequence ATGGACATGATTAAATATGGTTTCGGCGAAATTGAAACCGCTGCGGGTGATATTCAATCAACTTCTGGTCGAATTAATTCCTTGCTGGAAGGACTTAAAGCACAGATTCAGCCTATGGTTTCTGCATGGGAAGGCAGTTCTGCTACTGCGTATCAAGAAGCACAACGGCTATGGGATCAGTCTGCAGCAGAACTGAACACGGTGCTAGAAACTATTGCTCAAACTGTTCGTAATGGTAATGATCGTATGAGTGAGGTGAACCGTATGGCAGCTGCTTCCTGGGGATAA
- the rplM gene encoding 50S ribosomal protein L13: protein MSTYHPKSGDITRKWYVVDATDVVLGRLATHVADLLRGKGKPQFAPNVDCGDHVIVINADKVHVSSNKREREMRYRHSGYPGGLKSMTLGRSLDLHPERVIEESVRGMMPHNRLSRASVKKLHVFAGSEHPYAGQQPETYEIKQVTQ from the coding sequence GTGTCTACTTACCACCCAAAGAGCGGTGACATTACCCGTAAGTGGTATGTCGTCGATGCCACTGATGTGGTTCTGGGGCGCCTGGCAACACACGTAGCAGATCTTCTACGTGGTAAAGGTAAACCACAATTTGCCCCTAACGTTGATTGTGGCGATCATGTGATCGTTATCAACGCTGATAAAGTTCATGTTTCCTCTAATAAGCGTGAGCGTGAAATGCGTTACCGCCACTCTGGTTACCCAGGTGGTCTGAAGTCTATGACTCTTGGACGTTCTTTGGATCTTCATCCAGAGCGTGTTATTGAAGAGTCTGTTCGTGGAATGATGCCACACAATCGTCTTAGCCGTGCTTCTGTAAAGAAATTGCACGTTTTTGCTGGTTCTGAGCACCCATACGCTGGTCAGCAGCCAGAAACTTACGAAATTAAGCAGGTGACACAGTGA
- the rpsI gene encoding 30S ribosomal protein S9, with amino-acid sequence MTDQNVNNLEAEAADIAAATAATEEFTNTIGDSVAVEADVETTAPAYHEGPIQTVGRRKRAIVRVRLVEGSGQIVCNGRPFEEYFPNKLHQQLIKAPLMLIDRDGQFDIHANLGGGGPTGQAGAFRLAIARALNVYNPSDRPALKKAGFLTRDARAVERKKAGLHKARRAPQYSKR; translated from the coding sequence GTGACCGATCAAAACGTAAATAACCTTGAAGCTGAGGCAGCAGACATCGCTGCTGCTACTGCAGCGACAGAAGAGTTCACCAATACTATTGGTGATTCGGTGGCTGTTGAAGCTGATGTAGAAACAACTGCTCCTGCATATCATGAGGGGCCTATCCAGACTGTTGGACGTCGTAAGCGTGCTATTGTACGTGTTCGTCTGGTTGAAGGATCTGGACAGATTGTATGTAATGGTCGCCCATTTGAGGAATACTTCCCAAATAAGTTGCACCAGCAGCTCATTAAAGCTCCTCTTATGCTTATCGATCGTGATGGTCAGTTCGATATTCACGCAAACCTTGGCGGTGGCGGACCAACAGGTCAAGCAGGTGCGTTCCGTTTAGCGATTGCTCGTGCGCTGAATGTATACAATCCTTCTGATCGTCCTGCGCTCAAGAAAGCTGGCTTCCTTACCCGTGACGCTCGTGCTGTTGAGCGTAAGAAGGCTGGTTTGCACAAGGCACGTCGTGCGCCTCAGTACTCCAAGCGTTAA